A genome region from Crossiella equi includes the following:
- the mshA gene encoding D-inositol-3-phosphate glycosyltransferase — translation MRRAPARVAVLSLHTSPLEQPGTGDAGGMNVYIAQTTSRLAHLGTEVEVFTRATSSDLPPTAELAPGVTVRHVSAGPYGGLDKNDLPAQLCAFSAGVLRTWAGQRPGHYDLVHSHYWLSGQVGWLVRDRWGVPLVHTAHTLAKVKNLALAEGERPEPAVRVRGEEQIVAEADRLVVNTEVEAAELRELYGARPDQVTVVPPGVDLERFTPGDRDAARAELGLPPSAVVLAFVGRIQPLKAPDVLLHAAAELVRRDPALRARLVVLVVGGPSGTGLERPTGLQELARSLGIEDLVRFLPPRPGAALAQVYRAADVVAVPSHSESFGLVALEAQACGTPVVAAAVGGLPVAVEDGVSGLLVPDHRAVSWADALGNLALDPVRRQAFAAAAPAHASAFSWDRTAERLRAVYVQADTALRHRLEYAS, via the coding sequence CTGGAGCAGCCGGGCACCGGCGACGCCGGCGGCATGAACGTCTACATCGCGCAGACCACCTCGCGGCTGGCCCACCTGGGCACCGAGGTCGAGGTGTTCACCCGGGCCACCTCCTCCGACCTGCCGCCGACCGCCGAGCTCGCGCCCGGGGTCACCGTGCGGCACGTCTCCGCCGGTCCGTACGGGGGCCTGGACAAGAACGACCTGCCCGCGCAGCTGTGCGCCTTCAGCGCGGGCGTGCTGCGCACCTGGGCCGGGCAGCGGCCCGGCCACTACGACCTCGTGCACTCCCACTACTGGCTCTCCGGCCAGGTCGGCTGGCTGGTCCGCGACCGCTGGGGCGTGCCGCTGGTGCACACCGCGCACACGCTGGCCAAGGTCAAGAACCTGGCGCTGGCCGAGGGCGAGCGGCCCGAGCCCGCGGTGCGCGTGCGGGGCGAGGAGCAGATCGTCGCCGAGGCAGACCGGCTCGTGGTGAACACCGAGGTCGAGGCCGCCGAGCTGCGCGAGCTGTACGGCGCGCGCCCGGACCAGGTCACCGTGGTGCCGCCCGGGGTGGACCTGGAGCGGTTCACCCCGGGCGACCGGGACGCCGCCCGGGCCGAGCTGGGCCTGCCGCCCTCGGCCGTGGTGCTCGCGTTCGTCGGGCGCATCCAGCCGCTCAAGGCCCCGGACGTGCTGCTGCACGCCGCCGCCGAGCTGGTCCGCCGGGACCCCGCGCTGCGCGCCCGGCTGGTCGTGCTGGTCGTGGGCGGGCCGTCCGGCACCGGCCTGGAGCGGCCGACCGGCCTGCAGGAGCTCGCGCGGAGCCTGGGCATCGAGGACCTGGTGCGCTTCCTGCCGCCGAGACCCGGTGCCGCGCTCGCGCAGGTGTACCGGGCCGCCGACGTGGTCGCGGTGCCCAGCCACTCCGAGTCCTTCGGCCTGGTCGCCCTGGAGGCGCAGGCCTGCGGCACGCCGGTGGTGGCCGCCGCGGTCGGCGGGCTGCCGGTCGCGGTGGAGGACGGCGTCTCCGGTCTGCTGGTGCCCGACCACCGAGCGGTTTCCTGGGCCGACGCGCTGGGGAACCTGGCACTGGACCCCGTCCGACGGCAGGCGTTCGCCGCCGCGGCACCCGCGCACGCCTCGGCGTTCTCCTGGGACCGCACGGCGGAACGGCTGCGCGCGGTCTACGTTCAGGCGGACACCGCGCTGCGGCACAGACTGGAGTACGCGTCATGA
- a CDS encoding YbjN domain-containing protein, translated as MSLEALIESTLDERELTYTKRGEGRYFVTLPGVKKLQTNLWLILGRQALLVEAFVCRRPDEAHEEVYRYLLRRNAKLYGVHYTVDTAGDIYLVGRIGLHAVTEDELDRVLGQVLEAADGDFNPLLEIGFAGAIRREWDWRVSRGESLANLAAFKHLVQARQDGPVHAES; from the coding sequence ATGAGCCTGGAAGCGCTGATCGAGTCCACTTTGGACGAACGTGAGCTGACCTACACCAAGCGGGGCGAGGGCCGGTACTTCGTCACGCTGCCCGGGGTGAAGAAGCTCCAGACCAACCTGTGGCTGATCCTGGGCCGCCAGGCGCTGCTGGTCGAGGCCTTCGTGTGCCGCCGCCCGGACGAGGCGCACGAGGAGGTCTACCGCTACCTGCTGCGCCGCAACGCCAAGCTCTACGGCGTGCACTACACCGTGGACACGGCCGGGGACATCTACCTGGTCGGGCGCATCGGGCTGCACGCGGTGACCGAGGACGAGCTGGACCGCGTGCTCGGCCAGGTGCTGGAGGCCGCCGACGGCGACTTCAACCCGCTGCTGGAGATCGGCTTCGCCGGGGCCATCCGCCGGGAGTGGGACTGGCGGGTCTCGCGCGGCGAGTCGCTGGCCAACCTGGCCGCCTTCAAGCACCTCGTGCAGGCCCGGCAGGACGGCCCGGTGCACGCCGAGTCCTGA
- a CDS encoding DUF4349 domain-containing protein, producing the protein MAKRSLLALGALGLVLLAGCSGNGRETAAVAPAGPNAASDRNTQSYGGGGAAEKQAAPPEQPKTEAQPTDARQLIRTARVELRVEDVAEALRKAQEQARAAGGFASDENTREQRASLTLRVPADKLDAVLDGLGGLGKVEVREQRSQDVTDQLVDTKSRLDSARASVDRVRALLDRAGTVGEVVQVEGELTKRQAELESLQRRLESMSRQVAMATVTVQLVRTDQAVAPSGGSLKSAFDAGWRAFLAVLNGILMALAAALPFLVLFGAVGALVVVLVRRRKTARPGPVAPAEGTEA; encoded by the coding sequence ATGGCGAAGCGGTCTTTGCTCGCGCTGGGCGCACTGGGTCTGGTGCTGCTCGCGGGCTGCTCGGGGAACGGCAGGGAGACGGCGGCGGTCGCGCCCGCTGGCCCGAACGCGGCCTCGGACCGGAACACGCAGAGCTACGGAGGCGGTGGCGCGGCGGAGAAGCAGGCCGCACCGCCGGAGCAGCCCAAGACCGAGGCCCAGCCGACGGACGCGCGCCAGCTGATCCGCACCGCGCGGGTCGAGCTGCGAGTGGAGGACGTGGCCGAGGCGCTGCGCAAGGCGCAGGAGCAGGCCAGGGCGGCTGGCGGGTTCGCCAGTGACGAGAACACCCGCGAGCAGCGCGCCTCGCTGACGCTGCGGGTGCCCGCGGACAAGCTGGACGCGGTGCTGGACGGCCTGGGCGGGCTGGGCAAGGTCGAGGTGCGCGAGCAGCGCTCCCAGGACGTCACCGACCAGCTGGTGGACACCAAGAGCCGCCTGGACTCGGCGCGCGCGAGCGTGGACCGGGTGCGCGCGCTGCTGGACCGCGCGGGCACGGTCGGCGAGGTGGTGCAGGTCGAGGGCGAGCTGACCAAGCGGCAGGCTGAGCTGGAGTCGTTGCAGCGCAGGCTGGAGTCGATGTCCAGGCAGGTGGCCATGGCCACGGTGACCGTGCAGCTGGTGCGCACCGACCAGGCGGTGGCGCCCAGCGGTGGCAGCCTGAAGTCCGCCTTCGACGCGGGCTGGCGGGCGTTCCTCGCGGTGCTGAACGGGATCCTGATGGCGTTGGCCGCCGCGCTGCCGTTCCTGGTGCTGTTCGGCGCGGTCGGCGCGCTCGTGGTGGTCCTGGTGCGGCGCCGGAAGACCGCGCGGCCCGGTCCGGTGGCACCGGCGGAGGGTACGGAGGCCTGA
- a CDS encoding 4-coumarate--CoA ligase family protein, whose product MSFRSPYPDVEVPDVSLPEFLFGSLNEQDAARPALVDGPSGRALSYGELAALVDKTAGALAARGIQKGDVVGIFSPNTPYYAVVFHGILRAGAVATTANALYTAEELGHQLKDAGAKALFTISPFADRALAAAAEAGITDVVFLDGHEGHPSLTDLLAGGHAAPEITFDPAEDLAVLPYSSGTTGRAKGVMLTHRNLVANIEQFKQVVHIQPEDRVLAVLPFFHIYGMQVTMNHALAVKAGVVTMPKFDLTEFLRIIGEHRTSHVYIAPPVAVALAKHPVVDQYDLSAMKMLFSGAAPLDAELAHAVSKRLGVEVRQGYGMTEMSPVSHAIPDDRGDINVGTVGLILPNMVCKLVDPATEQEVGVGQPGELWCTGPNIMKGYLNNEDATRATIDEDGYLHTGDIAVIDEQGVVSIVDRVKELIKYKGYQVPPAELEALLLTHPQIADAAVIGVRDEEGEEVPKAFVVRQAGADVDEAGVMAFVAGHVAPHKKVRVVEFLEAIPKSASGKILRKDLRAREGAR is encoded by the coding sequence ATGTCCTTTCGCAGTCCGTACCCCGATGTGGAGGTCCCGGACGTCTCACTGCCGGAGTTCCTGTTCGGCTCGCTGAACGAGCAGGACGCGGCACGTCCGGCACTGGTCGACGGGCCGAGCGGCCGCGCGCTCAGCTACGGGGAACTGGCCGCGCTGGTGGACAAGACCGCGGGCGCCCTGGCTGCCCGCGGTATTCAAAAGGGTGATGTGGTGGGCATCTTCAGTCCCAACACCCCCTACTACGCGGTGGTCTTCCACGGCATCCTCCGGGCGGGTGCGGTGGCCACCACCGCCAACGCGCTCTACACCGCCGAGGAGCTGGGTCACCAGCTCAAGGACGCGGGTGCCAAGGCGCTGTTCACCATCTCGCCCTTCGCCGACCGGGCGCTGGCCGCGGCCGCCGAGGCGGGCATCACCGACGTGGTGTTCCTGGACGGCCACGAGGGCCACCCCTCGCTGACCGACCTGCTGGCGGGCGGGCACGCGGCACCGGAGATCACCTTCGACCCGGCCGAGGACCTCGCGGTGCTGCCGTACTCCTCGGGCACCACCGGCCGCGCCAAGGGCGTGATGCTCACCCACCGCAACCTGGTGGCCAACATCGAGCAGTTCAAGCAGGTCGTGCACATCCAGCCCGAGGACCGGGTGCTGGCCGTGCTGCCGTTCTTCCACATCTACGGCATGCAGGTCACCATGAACCACGCGCTGGCGGTGAAGGCGGGCGTGGTCACCATGCCCAAGTTCGACCTCACCGAGTTCCTGCGCATCATCGGCGAGCACCGCACCAGTCACGTCTACATCGCGCCGCCGGTCGCGGTCGCCCTGGCCAAGCACCCGGTGGTCGACCAGTACGACCTGTCCGCGATGAAGATGCTGTTCTCCGGCGCGGCCCCGCTGGACGCCGAGCTGGCGCACGCGGTGTCCAAGCGTCTGGGCGTGGAGGTGCGGCAGGGCTACGGCATGACCGAGATGAGCCCGGTCAGCCACGCCATCCCGGATGACCGGGGCGACATCAACGTGGGCACGGTCGGCCTGATCCTGCCGAACATGGTGTGCAAGCTCGTCGACCCGGCCACCGAGCAGGAGGTCGGCGTCGGCCAGCCCGGCGAGCTGTGGTGCACCGGCCCCAACATCATGAAGGGCTACCTCAACAACGAGGACGCCACCCGGGCCACCATCGACGAGGACGGCTACCTGCACACCGGCGACATCGCGGTGATCGACGAGCAGGGCGTGGTCTCGATCGTCGACCGGGTCAAGGAGCTGATCAAGTACAAGGGCTACCAGGTGCCGCCCGCCGAGCTGGAGGCCCTGCTGCTCACCCACCCCCAGATCGCCGACGCGGCCGTGATCGGCGTGCGGGACGAGGAGGGCGAGGAGGTGCCCAAGGCCTTCGTGGTGCGCCAGGCCGGTGCCGACGTCGACGAGGCGGGCGTGATGGCCTTCGTCGCCGGACACGTGGCCCCGCACAAGAAGGTGCGCGTGGTCGAGTTCCTGGAGGCCATCCCGAAGTCGGCCTCGGGCAAGATCCTGCGCAAGGACCTGCGCGCCCGCGAAGGCGCGCGGTAG
- a CDS encoding 1-phosphofructokinase family hexose kinase, producing the protein MIVTVTPNPSLDRTLVLAAPLRPGTLHRAATSGTEASGKGVNVTRVLRAHGIAATAVLPLGGGPGAELRALLVAEDVPFAAVTIAGRVRSNVTVLDPEAGTTKLNEAGPELSAKEQADLVAITARIVRGTGARWLAVCGSLPPGCPPSLVTRLVAAGHAAGAAVAVDSSGEGLAEAVRAGADLVAPNAAELAELSGQPVTGPAQAAAVAADLFTGTALVSLGEQGAVLVRPDGTAMHAVPPGVTVVNTAGAGDALLAGWLAAEGPARARLARAVAWGTSACLAEGTAELPAHPVSPDRVTTTELEE; encoded by the coding sequence ATGATCGTGACCGTCACACCCAACCCCAGCCTGGACCGCACGCTGGTACTGGCCGCCCCGCTGCGGCCGGGCACGCTGCACCGCGCGGCGACCAGTGGTACCGAGGCCAGCGGCAAGGGCGTCAACGTGACCAGGGTGCTGCGCGCCCACGGGATCGCCGCCACCGCGGTGCTCCCGCTGGGCGGCGGGCCCGGGGCCGAGCTGCGCGCCCTGCTGGTCGCCGAGGACGTGCCGTTCGCCGCCGTCACCATCGCCGGGCGCGTGCGCAGCAACGTCACCGTGCTCGACCCCGAGGCGGGCACCACCAAGCTCAACGAGGCGGGCCCGGAGCTGTCGGCGAAGGAGCAGGCCGACCTGGTCGCGATCACCGCCCGCATCGTGCGCGGCACCGGTGCGCGCTGGCTGGCGGTGTGCGGCTCGCTGCCGCCGGGCTGCCCGCCCAGCCTGGTCACGCGGCTGGTCGCGGCCGGGCACGCGGCCGGGGCGGCGGTGGCCGTGGACAGCTCGGGCGAGGGCCTGGCCGAGGCGGTGCGTGCGGGCGCGGACCTGGTGGCGCCCAACGCGGCGGAGCTGGCCGAGCTGTCCGGGCAGCCCGTCACCGGCCCGGCGCAGGCCGCGGCGGTGGCCGCCGACCTGTTCACCGGGACCGCCCTGGTCAGCCTGGGGGAGCAGGGCGCGGTGCTGGTGCGCCCGGACGGCACCGCGATGCACGCCGTGCCGCCCGGGGTCACCGTGGTCAACACCGCGGGCGCGGGGGACGCGCTGCTCGCGGGCTGGCTGGCCGCCGAGGGCCCGGCGCGCGCCCGGCTGGCCCGCGCGGTCGCCTGGGGCACCAGCGCCTGCCTGGCCGAGGGCACCGCCGAGCTGCCCGCGCACCCGGTGTCCCCGGACCGCGTCACCACCACCGAGCTGGAGGAGTAG
- a CDS encoding NAD(P)-dependent oxidoreductase: MRILVAGDRFIPGCTFVEELVRRLPESKITKVDWTGEKAAQHEAQQRMEVHGAAAVPAPAELVDAVPGEHVLCVHFAPVGPDLLAAATDLRLVAVARTGLENVDLAAATARGIGVVPVFGRNASAVAELQIGLILAEARDIARADASVKGGGWRKEFPGRRVELGGSTVGMVGFGHVGRHFARKLAGFGCTLLAYDPYAPDEALAGCGVRRASTVDELLPVADFVVVQARHTPETERFLGARELGLMKPGAYFVNVARSRVVDYGALYAALASGVIAGAGLDVFDEEPLAADSPWRALDNVTLTTHFGGDTEQTNRTSAALVAEAVAEFAATGQVRAAANAEALGWR, translated from the coding sequence ATGCGCATCCTGGTCGCGGGCGACCGCTTCATCCCGGGCTGCACCTTCGTCGAGGAGCTGGTGCGGCGGCTGCCCGAGTCGAAGATCACCAAGGTCGACTGGACCGGTGAGAAGGCCGCCCAGCACGAGGCGCAGCAGCGCATGGAGGTGCACGGCGCGGCGGCCGTGCCCGCCCCGGCCGAGCTGGTCGACGCGGTGCCGGGCGAGCACGTGCTGTGCGTGCACTTCGCCCCGGTCGGCCCGGACCTGCTGGCCGCCGCCACCGACCTGCGGCTGGTCGCGGTGGCGCGCACCGGCCTGGAGAACGTGGACCTGGCCGCGGCCACCGCGCGCGGCATCGGTGTGGTGCCGGTGTTCGGGCGCAACGCCTCCGCGGTGGCCGAGCTCCAGATCGGGCTGATCCTGGCCGAGGCCAGGGACATCGCGCGGGCGGACGCCTCGGTGAAGGGCGGCGGCTGGCGCAAGGAGTTCCCCGGGCGGCGGGTCGAGCTGGGCGGCAGCACCGTCGGCATGGTCGGCTTCGGGCACGTCGGCAGGCACTTCGCCCGCAAGCTCGCCGGGTTCGGCTGCACGCTGCTCGCCTACGACCCGTACGCGCCGGACGAGGCGCTGGCCGGGTGCGGGGTGCGCCGTGCGTCCACAGTGGACGAACTGCTGCCGGTGGCGGACTTCGTCGTGGTGCAGGCCAGGCACACCCCGGAGACCGAGCGCTTCCTCGGCGCGCGCGAGCTGGGGCTGATGAAGCCGGGTGCCTACTTCGTGAACGTGGCCCGCAGCCGGGTGGTCGACTACGGGGCGCTGTACGCGGCGCTGGCCTCGGGTGTGATCGCGGGCGCCGGGCTGGACGTCTTCGACGAGGAGCCGCTGGCGGCGGACTCGCCGTGGCGTGCGCTGGACAACGTCACGCTGACCACGCACTTCGGCGGTGACACCGAGCAGACCAACCGCACCTCCGCCGCACTGGTCGCCGAGGCGGTCGCGGAGTTCGCCGCCACCGGGCAGGTCCGCGCGGCCGCGAACGCCGAAGCCCTGGGCTGGCGGTGA
- a CDS encoding FGGY-family carbohydrate kinase, with translation MTGYLLGIDAGQTVTKAVLVDAATGRELAVGQARVPTSSPHPRWVERDMAEVWRGCVRAVRAVLTGVDAARVRAVGLCGHNDGCYPVDAALRPVRPAVLAMDSRAHEQVRHFQDTGVAEAALPLTGQSPFPASPSAVQSWLLAHEPESVARTRWMLFCKDWLRLCLTGEPATDPTEASASFTDVRTQAYSEAALALYGLAALAGKQPPILPSAAVAGRVTARAAGATGLPEGTPVATGAHDVDAGALGMGAVTPGAASIVMGTFSINQVVTDEVHLDHRWQARTFLHPGHWLAMSTSPASSSNLEWLVRTLCPEAATASAEAHGDPFAFVAAEVESSTRDDLPFYLPFLFGAPHPTPGPAASGTFLGLRGWHTRGDLLRALWEGVALNHRTHLHALREAFPFTTPARLSGGGTRSPAWTQLLSDTLELPLELTGGDEPGARGAALLAGIATGHFADLPEAAMTAEVVRVQEPREKGVARMRARAEEYRSAIAALGSWWRGRDS, from the coding sequence GTGACCGGGTACCTGCTCGGCATCGACGCCGGGCAGACCGTCACCAAGGCCGTGCTGGTGGACGCGGCCACGGGCCGGGAGCTCGCGGTCGGGCAGGCCAGGGTGCCCACGTCCTCACCGCACCCGCGCTGGGTGGAACGGGACATGGCGGAGGTGTGGCGGGGCTGCGTGCGGGCGGTGCGCGCGGTGCTGACCGGTGTGGACGCGGCCCGGGTGCGCGCGGTGGGCCTGTGCGGCCACAACGACGGCTGCTACCCGGTGGACGCGGCGCTGCGCCCGGTCCGCCCGGCGGTCCTGGCCATGGACTCCCGGGCGCACGAGCAGGTCCGGCACTTCCAGGACACCGGGGTGGCCGAGGCCGCGCTGCCGCTGACCGGCCAGTCCCCGTTCCCGGCGAGCCCGTCGGCGGTCCAGTCCTGGCTGCTGGCCCACGAGCCCGAGTCGGTGGCGCGCACCCGCTGGATGCTGTTCTGCAAGGACTGGCTGCGCCTGTGCCTGACCGGCGAACCGGCCACCGACCCGACCGAGGCGAGCGCCTCCTTCACCGACGTGCGCACCCAGGCCTACAGCGAGGCGGCCCTGGCCCTGTACGGCCTGGCTGCCCTGGCCGGGAAGCAGCCGCCGATCCTGCCGAGCGCGGCGGTGGCGGGCCGGGTGACGGCGCGGGCGGCCGGGGCCACGGGTCTGCCCGAGGGCACCCCGGTGGCCACGGGCGCCCACGACGTGGACGCGGGCGCCCTGGGCATGGGCGCGGTCACCCCGGGCGCGGCCTCGATCGTGATGGGCACGTTCAGCATCAACCAGGTCGTCACCGACGAGGTCCACCTGGACCACCGCTGGCAGGCGCGCACCTTCCTGCACCCGGGCCACTGGCTGGCGATGTCCACCAGCCCGGCCTCCTCGTCCAACTTGGAATGGCTCGTCCGGACCCTCTGCCCGGAAGCGGCCACGGCCTCGGCCGAGGCCCACGGCGACCCCTTCGCCTTCGTCGCGGCCGAGGTCGAGTCGAGCACCCGCGACGACCTCCCCTTCTACCTCCCCTTCCTCTTCGGCGCCCCGCACCCGACCCCGGGCCCGGCCGCCTCGGGCACCTTCCTGGGCCTGCGCGGCTGGCACACCCGAGGCGACCTCCTCCGCGCCCTGTGGGAGGGCGTGGCCCTGAACCACCGAACCCACCTGCACGCCCTCCGCGAGGCCTTCCCCTTCACCACCCCGGCCCGCCTCTCGGGCGGCGGCACCCGAAGCCCGGCCTGGACCCAACTCCTGTCCGACACTCTCGAACTCCCCCTGGAGCTGACCGGCGGCGACGAACCCGGCGCCCGGGGCGCGGCCCTGCTGGCGGGCATCGCGACGGGCCATTTCGCGGATTTGCCGGAAGCGGCCATGACGGCGGAAGTCGTCCGCGTGCAGGAGCCTCGGGAGAAGGGCGTGGCGCGAATGCGGGCGCGGGCGGAGGAGTACCGTTCGGCAATTGCCGCACTGGGTAGCTGGTGGCGGGGCCGGGACAGCTGA
- a CDS encoding helix-turn-helix domain-containing protein, with translation MEDEESTARRRELGDLLRQHRVRAQVSRAELCEYFDWSMSKVSRLEAGKRGVSETDLTRYLAYCRVGNDEVDRLIGLHRQPDPGCWARPHDGRFADGLRTVTLHEGTAIALYGYAPTLIPPQLQAEGYARVLLGPEGDVRARLARAEVLPRLAEGMFFVHEAALRAVVGGPQVMVAQLHHLLRHLAWVRVVPMRVSPVQAAVNGFALLRFRDHRPLVLVETEGASLVLEHRVALDRYQTVLDSLRTVALGRTGSGELLRRLVEDLVRARSGEAGTGGDLAGCAP, from the coding sequence GTGGAGGACGAGGAGAGCACCGCGCGGCGGAGGGAGCTCGGGGATCTGCTGCGGCAGCACCGGGTGCGGGCGCAGGTGAGCCGGGCGGAGCTGTGCGAGTACTTCGACTGGTCGATGAGCAAGGTGTCGAGGCTGGAGGCGGGCAAACGCGGGGTGTCCGAGACCGACCTCACGCGCTACCTGGCGTACTGCCGGGTGGGCAACGACGAGGTGGACCGGCTGATCGGCCTGCACCGCCAGCCCGACCCCGGCTGCTGGGCCCGGCCGCACGACGGGCGGTTCGCCGACGGGCTGCGCACCGTGACGCTGCACGAGGGCACCGCGATCGCGTTGTACGGATATGCGCCGACCCTGATCCCGCCGCAGTTGCAGGCGGAGGGGTATGCCCGCGTGCTGCTCGGGCCGGAGGGGGACGTGCGGGCCCGGCTCGCGCGGGCGGAGGTGTTGCCGCGGTTGGCCGAGGGGATGTTCTTCGTGCACGAGGCCGCGTTGCGGGCCGTGGTCGGCGGGCCTCAGGTGATGGTCGCGCAGCTGCACCACCTGCTCAGACACCTCGCCTGGGTGCGGGTCGTGCCCATGCGGGTCTCGCCGGTCCAGGCCGCCGTCAACGGGTTCGCCCTGCTGCGGTTCCGGGACCACCGGCCACTGGTCCTGGTGGAGACGGAGGGGGCTTCGCTGGTGTTGGAGCACCGGGTCGCGCTTGATCGTTACCAGACCGTCCTGGATTCGCTGCGGACGGTCGCGCTGGGCCGGACCGGCAGTGGTGAGCTGCTGCGACGCCTGGTCGAGGACCTCGTGCGGGCGCGCAGTGGTGAGGCGGGCACCGGCGGTGATCTGGCAGGCTGTGCGCCATGA
- a CDS encoding phosphoglyceromutase — MTGTLVLLRHGESVWNAENLFTGWVDVPLSARGEAEARRGGELLRDAGLLPDILHTSLLRRAIATANLALDSADRHWIPVKRDWRLNERHYGALQGKDKKQTLEAYGEEQFMLWRRSYDTPPPDIELGSTYSQDADPRYAGLGTLMPRTECLKDVVERLIPYWETAIVPDLRAGKTVLVAAHGNSLRALVKHLDGISDEAIAKLNIPTGIPLRYDLDDNLSPLKPGGEYLDPNAAEDAIKAVANQGR; from the coding sequence ATGACGGGCACGTTGGTGTTGCTCCGCCACGGCGAGAGCGTCTGGAACGCCGAGAACTTGTTCACCGGCTGGGTGGACGTCCCACTGTCGGCGCGTGGTGAGGCCGAGGCCCGCCGCGGGGGTGAGTTGCTGCGCGATGCCGGGCTGCTGCCGGACATCCTGCACACCTCGCTGCTGCGCCGCGCCATCGCGACCGCGAACCTTGCCCTGGACTCCGCCGACCGGCACTGGATCCCGGTGAAGCGGGACTGGCGGCTCAACGAGCGGCACTACGGGGCGCTGCAGGGCAAGGACAAGAAGCAGACCCTGGAGGCCTACGGCGAGGAGCAGTTCATGCTCTGGCGCCGTTCCTACGACACGCCGCCGCCGGACATCGAGCTCGGTAGCACGTACAGCCAGGACGCCGACCCGCGCTACGCCGGGCTGGGCACCCTGATGCCGCGCACCGAGTGCCTCAAGGACGTGGTCGAGCGCCTCATCCCGTACTGGGAGACCGCGATCGTGCCCGACCTGCGGGCGGGCAAGACGGTGTTGGTCGCCGCGCACGGCAACTCGCTGCGCGCGCTGGTCAAGCACCTCGACGGCATCAGCGACGAGGCGATCGCCAAGCTCAACATCCCCACCGGCATCCCGCTGCGCTACGACCTCGACGACAACCTCTCGCCGCTCAAGCCGGGCGGGGAGTACCTCGACCCGAACGCGGCCGAGGACGCCATCAAGGCCGTGGCCAACCAAGGCCGCTGA
- a CDS encoding sensor histidine kinase, translating to MTASGMLALSICAALVAAALGFFLGRSLTARANRKPPGLTVADLMQRVVHSAHNAVVVLNRFGDVVLHNPRARELGVVQDGRADARARKAAEQVLATGELVEVDLSPLERATLSSRQPAAVLGEARLLGDGFVVVDASDESDAVRLEAIRRDFVANVSHELKTPVGALALLAEAVLDAVDDEDEVRRFASKILHEANRLGTLVTELIALSRLQGAERLPELTPVEVDAVVTEALGRCRLAAESLGIEVAVDEPSGLVVDGDRTLLVTAMANLIDNAIAYSPPESPVSISRRLVDGMVEVSVTDRGIGIPQELQGRVFERFFRIDPARSRATGGTGLGLAIVKHVAANHAGEVRLWSRQGTGSTFTMRIPAHRAEQGATPNPSTVDVRDAEVPRPVNAGSVEHGGVQ from the coding sequence GTGACCGCATCGGGCATGCTCGCCCTGTCGATCTGCGCGGCCCTCGTGGCCGCCGCGCTCGGCTTCTTCCTCGGCCGCTCCCTCACCGCCAGAGCCAACCGCAAACCGCCGGGGCTCACGGTCGCCGACCTCATGCAGCGCGTGGTGCACTCCGCGCACAACGCGGTGGTCGTGCTCAACCGCTTCGGCGACGTCGTGCTGCACAACCCGCGCGCCCGGGAGCTGGGCGTGGTCCAGGACGGCCGGGCCGACGCCCGCGCCCGCAAGGCCGCCGAACAGGTGCTGGCGACCGGCGAGCTGGTCGAGGTCGACCTGTCCCCGCTGGAACGCGCCACCCTGTCCAGCCGCCAGCCCGCCGCCGTGCTCGGCGAGGCCCGCCTGCTCGGCGACGGCTTCGTCGTGGTGGACGCCTCCGACGAGTCCGACGCGGTGCGCCTGGAGGCCATCCGCCGCGACTTCGTGGCCAACGTCAGCCATGAGCTCAAGACCCCGGTCGGCGCGCTCGCGCTGCTGGCCGAGGCGGTGCTGGACGCGGTCGACGACGAGGACGAGGTCCGCCGCTTCGCCAGCAAGATCTTGCACGAGGCCAACCGCCTGGGCACGCTGGTCACCGAGCTCATCGCGCTCTCCCGTCTCCAGGGCGCCGAGCGCCTGCCCGAGCTGACCCCGGTCGAGGTGGACGCCGTGGTCACCGAGGCCCTGGGCCGGTGCAGGCTGGCCGCGGAGTCCCTGGGCATCGAGGTCGCGGTGGACGAGCCGAGCGGCCTGGTGGTCGACGGCGACCGCACGCTGCTGGTCACTGCGATGGCCAACCTGATCGACAACGCGATCGCCTACTCGCCGCCGGAGAGCCCCGTCTCGATCAGCAGGCGGCTGGTGGACGGCATGGTCGAGGTCTCCGTCACCGACCGGGGCATCGGCATCCCGCAGGAGTTGCAGGGCCGGGTGTTCGAGCGGTTCTTCCGCATCGACCCGGCGCGCTCGCGGGCCACCGGCGGCACCGGTCTGGGCCTGGCCATCGTCAAGCACGTGGCGGCCAACCACGCCGGTGAGGTGCGGCTGTGGAGCCGCCAGGGCACCGGCAGCACGTTCACCATGCGCATCCCGGCACACCGGGCCGAGCAGGGTGCCACCCCGAACCCGTCCACCGTGGACGTGCGGGACGCGGAAGTGCCGCGGCCCGTCAACGCTGGCAGCGTCGAGCATGGAGGAGTGCAGTGA